GAGGAAGTCCGTGAATTCTGCGCTGGCTTCCCGCTGCCACACTAATCTTTTTTAAATAGTAGTAGTCGAGGATTTTAACCGCGTAGCCTATGCTTTCGCAGCCGCTCGTAGTGCGGCTGGCACACGTCCAGGATTGCCTGCTGGGCTGGCGCCAGCTCTCCTTCGCGCGGCCGCCACGGCTGGAAGCCGGTCGAGCGGTTGACGGAGTCATACCAGTAAGGCGCCCAGACGCCGTCGCTGTCGCGCGGGCCGGATGGCCATGCCAGCATTTCGTCGCGAAACTCGATGCTGAGGCGCTGGCAGAGCGTGCCCAGCACCTTGCGCGGGTCGGTCAGCACATCCTTCGCGTCGAGCACCGGTGGCACCTCGCCCGTGAGCTCGCGTACGTAGTCGAAGATTTCCGCCTGTTGCAGGATACCCACGTCGTCTACCGTCACGTCGCCCCTCTTGCGGGCGTAGGAGAGTAGCACCTCGCGCGGGTCGCGAATCAGGAAGCAGTTCCGCACTTCTGCCATCCAGCCGCGATTAATGTGCGGCAGCAAGTGGTGCGTCATCTGTTTCTGGTAGAATATTGCGGATTCGACCGGCGCCAGTAACCCCGCGACCGCGCGCTGCCAGTCGGTCTCGCCGGCGGCGATGACCTCGTCGCGGCCAGGGTGCTCGATGCCGGT
This is a stretch of genomic DNA from Candidatus Poseidoniia archaeon. It encodes these proteins:
- a CDS encoding HAD family hydrolase — encoded protein: MTLRIAMWSGPRNISTAMMRAWENRPDTVVVDEPLYAHFLAETGIEHPGRDEVIAAGETDWQRAVAGLLAPVESAIFYQKQMTHHLLPHINRGWMAEVRNCFLIRDPREVLLSYARKRGDVTVDDVGILQQAEIFDYVRELTGEVPPVLDAKDVLTDPRKVLGTLCQRLSIEFRDEMLAWPSGPRDSDGVWAPYWYDSVNRSTGFQPWRPREGELAPAQQAILDVCQPHYERLRKHRLRG